One Ranitomeya imitator isolate aRanImi1 chromosome 4, aRanImi1.pri, whole genome shotgun sequence genomic window, cgaaattaggattatttagtctagaaaaaagacgactgaggggcgatctaataaccatgtataagtatataaggggacaatacaaatatctcgctgaggatctgtttataccaaggaaggtgacgggcacaagggggcattctttgcgtctggaggagagaaggtttttccaccaacatagaagaggattctttactgttagggcagtgagaatctggaattgcttgcctgaggaggtggtgatggcgaactcagtcgaggggttcaagagaggcctggatgtcttcctggagcagaacaatattgtatcatacaattattaggttctgtagaaggacgtagatctgggtatttattatgatggaatataggctgaactggatggacaaatgtcttttttcggccttactaactatgttactatgttactatgttactatgaggagtggtactgtgcagtgtatatatacaggaggagtggtactgtgcagtgtatatatacaggaggagtggtgctgtgcagtgtgtatatacaggaggagtggtactgtgcagtgtatatatacagaacaggaggagtggtactgtgcagtgtatatatacaggacaggaggagtggtactgtgcagtgtatatatacaggacaggaggagtggtactgtgcagtgtatatatacaggacaggaggagtggtactgtgcagggtatatatacaggacaggaggagtggtactgtgcagtgtatatatacaggacaggaggagcggtactgtgcagtgtatatatacaggacaggaggagtggtactgtgcagggtatatatacaggacaggaggagtggtactgtgcagtgtatatatacaggacaggaggagcggtactgtgcagtgtatatataaatatgggacaggaggagcggtactgtgcagtgtatatatacagaacaggaggagtggtactgtgcagggtatatatacaggacaggaggagtggtactgtgcagtgtatatatacaggacaggaggagcggtactgtgcagtgtatatatacaggacaggaggagtggtactgtgcagggtatatatacaggacaggaggagtggtactgtgcagtgtatatataaatatgggacaggaggagcggtactgtgcagtgtatatatacagaacaggaggagtggtactgtgcagggtatatatacaggacaggaggagtggtactgtgcagtgtatatatacaggacaggaggagtggtactgtgcagtgtatatacaggaggagcggtactgtgcagtgtatatatacaggacaggaggagtggtactgtgcagagtatatatacaggacaggaggagtggtactgtgcagtgtatatacaggaggagcggtactgtgcagtgtatatatacaggacaggaggagtggtactgtgcagagtatatatacaggacaggatgaggggtactgtgcagtgtatatatacaggacaggaggagtggtactgtgcagtgtatgtatacaggatgaggggtactgtgcagggtatatatatacaggaggagtggtactgtgcagtgtatatatacaggacaggaggagtggtactgtgcagtgtatatatacaggaggagtggtactgtgcagtgtatatatacaggaggagcggtactgtgcagtgtatatatacaggacaggaggagtggtactgtgcagagtatatatacaggacaggatgaggggtactgtgcagtgtatatatacaggacaggaggagtggtactgtgcagtgtatgtatacaggacaggaggagtggtactgtgcagtgtatatacaggaggagcggtactgtgcagtgtatatatacaggacaggaggagtggtactgtgcagagtatatatacaggacaggaggagtggtactgtgcagagtatatatacaggacaggaggagtggtactgtgcagtgtatgtatacaggatgaggggtactgtgcagagtatatatacaggacaggaggagtggtactgtgcagtgtatgtatacaggatgaggggtactgtgcagtgtttacctCTTTCTTCCAGAAAACTGGCAGTGTTAAGCAACTTCCAGATCCAGCCAGGAGTAGGAGGAGGATGAACAGCGCTACCAGGGCAGAACAAAGCTTATCAGCAGCACTGGAGGGAGCCACATAGAAATAATCTGCAAACATAAAGTTAAAATATCAGAAAAGAAGTatgcctgcagggtgatacagagaggAGGGAGCTGTGACTCCGCCCCCTGAAGGGTGATACAGAGGGGagggagctgtgaccccgccccttgcagAGTGATACAGATAGATGGGAGCTGTGACCCCCCaaacctgcagggtgatacagataggagacGGCTGTGGCCccaccccctgcagggtgatacagaaaggagggagctgtgactccgcctcttgcagggtgatacagatagatgggtgtggtgaaatatgtgtatatacatatatatatatatatgtgtgcagtgacCTATGTATAGGTATTGTGTGACTAGTAACACCTGTCCTAAAGGCTGCATGTTTCACCcaagtgttaatatgtattttcctgagacaagcagacttctgtctccaaatctcaccagggggtctagctaggaccaagaagaaagggtaacacttgacacctcctagctcttggaagagagatatcaattacggcctgatagtatctctgtgagaacgtttacacaaaggatctcaagagaaaataatatattcattggtagcgCAGCCGTGGTCCAATCagactaccaagttagatgatttctgtaagttttctcctgtttatgttataatgttttgcataagttgtatgtctttttattatcatatttttatacctttttcgtactgtaagcactgaacctttttgtattaaagtataatctttaacaagttgaaccttgaatgttctaacaaatccatagcctaaggtgtgtgagccataGGTGTGgtagacaatattattattattaatatttccgggactcatcgcccgtgtgttcagtgagtggtggcagcgtgtatgagcgggtgtgtggcctgggtcggtgtgtgatttatactCCCATtatagcataggacagaggttgaatgctggactgagagtggggagatagaataACCCTTGCAGGAAcaaccaagtcacgtgctgagagcggatatgtgacgaattagtgacaccacggagtggggATCCGTGACAATGGGAGCTGTGACCACGCCTCTTGCAGGGTGATATAGATAGAtgggagctgtgaccccgcccctccTCACCTCTTGTATATACATAGGTCCCTTCTCCGTCCTTGCTGCAGTCTCCACAGCTCACCCTACAGTAGTATACACCCGGGCTTCCTGTGACGCTGTGATTATAGGTCACTGTGTGATTCACCGGTTCTAGTGACAGTGTGTTCTGAGGTTCCTTGGGGTGTTCGGCCCGATACAGAAAGGAAGTTAACTTTTGTGTGGTGTCAGCCATGATTGTAATATCACACTTAATGATAACCAGGTCGCCAGCCTTCGAAGCCAAATATGGAGGTTTCTGGGTAACAGACAGCAATGTACAGGCTGAAAGAGACCGTCAAGAACACAAACATGAAATATACTATCACCGTGacttgtatacacacagtccagacatcgCTACATCATGacttgtatacacacagtccagacactgcTACACCATGACCTATATACACACAGTCCTGACACCGCTAGACTGTGACCTGTATGTACACTGTCCAAACATTACTACACCAtgacctgtatacacacacacacacacagtcagacATTACTACATCATGActtgcatatgcagcgccccagggtcctggtcgttgcagtaatgccattttcctctaggggggagtgatgttatattTGGAGgcaaaagaaggacaactgaatccaggtatcacaaacatgcaacacatttcgcactccaggccaccagggggagctatgctcctatttattagggcactcttcacacttaggtaaaactggttgcctggggaggaagttaggcagttgctggctgagctttgttcagctagttggtccctgacaggggtgggagcctgtcagagaacgagacagaaggacacggacctgtgcctgccctaagtgcggcagtttcTAAGAACGGACactgaaagagaattgtattgtagagagggtgaagaagtcatagcaaaggagtggataccaggaagggttctgccctacacaggctgcctccttttgaggtgcaggatcccggtagctggaacgccgagggagcaacgatcctttatgccttgctccagagaccggcaggacagctaatttcacgttacctgttcgcccctacacccaggaggcaaggtggcaccccttagaggctggggcatgatagagcccctgtaaaacgcctcaagacaccggtcatacgggtttgccctatccatctgggggacagagagagagagacaacatctagaacatctgtgaggaccttatgagaagcttagtagTAAATTActgcaacacccaggcgctagaggaaggctactgattttcacctggataaggggactctggattcgcctccaaactggccggactctgtctgccctgtgatctggtgctctggactgtggatgctgaagccttcagtaaaggtaaagagactgcaaccttgtgtcttcgttcttcactgcacctctcaccatccaccatctacacaccgggaagccctggggacatacttcacctgtgggaaggtatacgatctagctgccataacatcaccccagcggaccccttaaagcagcgtccgtcaccctgaccgaataccacagatggcgtcacgaacatttcccctttaaagacctttcccttttacacggacgtcccagggccacggacggggtcagccaccgtgacatccccctgtgaaccgaaggacccggtaccgagtaccccacggccccatggtggCGTTCCACACACACAGTCCAGACATTACTACACCACGACCTGTATACACAACTTCCAGacactactacaccgtgacctgtgTACACACCTTCCTGacactactacaccgtgacctgtatacACACACTGTCCAGACATTGCTACACCATGACCTGTGTACACACAGTCAAGAGTCTGTTTGGTCTCTAGCTTTTGATTCTACCAAACATGACATACTTTTATTCCCTGGCATGTGCTTTTGCCTCTGTTGGTTCCTGGTCTGTCTTTGGATGTGCTCTTTACTTTTGACTGACCCTTTATTAAGGTTTTgacgactgtcagcacagaatgactgttcgacCCAAGTAGAGTTCGAGGCATCGTGGCGGCCAATCATCTAAGTGTTCCTTCCAATCTAGTAAGGTGCACTGAAGTGTTTGGTCACACCAAGGGAGTGTTGagagcctgtacttggtttgaactgtCATTCCCAGCTGAATCTTTCTAACCCTTGCTTTATTCTTAGTTGACCCCTGGTCTGCTATAGATGGAATCTGGCCTTACTGTAGTTAGTCGTTAGTTATGGGTTGCATGACCTCTCCCTGGTCCTAGGCTTAGTTGCCTCTCTTGGTCCTGGACTCAGTGAACCCCTTAGTCCTGGGCTCAATGGGACTCCATTGGACCTGGGCTTAGTGTATGCCCCTGATCCTGGGGTCTGATCCTGGGGTCAGTTGACCCCCTGGACCTGGCCTCACTAGATTCCTTGGTCTTGCGCTCATTGGGCCCTCTTTGGTTTTGGGTCCCTTTGGTTCTGAGCCGAGTGGACTCCCCTGGTCCTGGATTCAGTGGAACCCCATGGTCCTGGGATAAATGGACCCCCATGGCCCTGGGTTCAGTGGGATTTCCCTGGTACTGGGCTCAATTGCCCCCTTGTCCTGTGTTCAGTGCCTCCCCCCAGTCCTGGACTCTGTGGGCCCTTTATCCAGGGCTCAGTGGGCCCCCATTGTCCTTAGCTCAGTGGCTTGATTGTCATTGGCTCAGTGGGCCCCATTTGGTTTTAGGTCCCCTTGGTTCTGAGCCCAGTGGACCCCCATGGTCCTGGACTCAGTGGACCCCCATGGTCCTGGACTCAGTGGACCCCCATGGTCCTGGACTCAGTCGACCCCCATGGTGCTGGACTCAGTGGACCCCCATGGTCCTGGACTCAGTGGACCCCCATGGTCCTGGACTCAGTGGACCCCCATGGCCCTGGGTTCAGTGGGATTTCCCTGGTACGGAGATCAATTGCCCCCTTTCCTGAGTTCAGTGCCTCCTCCCCAGTGCTGGACTCTGTGGGCCCCTTATCCTGGGCTCATTGGGCCCCCATTATCCACAGCTCAGTGGCCTTCTTGTCCTGGGCTCATTGGTCCCTCCTGTTTCTCAGCTCAGTTGCTTCCTTGTTCTTGGCTCAGTGGTCCCCCCCCATCCTCGGTTCAGTTGCCCCCTGTCCCTGGTTCAGTGAGCCCGGGCTATCCGGCTCTGTGTATGTTACCTTGTGTCAGAGAAGGCCCCAgtatcaggagcagtgtgattacggCGGTCTCCATCGTCTTCTCATTACTTCTCCTTTCTCAGTCAGGAAGTGTCTCAATCCTCTGTCTCTTATAATAGAGGCGACGTCTTCCTGCCTCCATCCTCCCTGATTGACCCGGAAGGGGGACACAGTGGACCAAAATACTGGGAGCACAAAAGTGAATTTTTTGGGTCATTCAACAAATCAGTTGAGATTCAGATGACGTGCCGACCTTGAGACGGGAGGGTGATCGTATTTCACTTTTGAAGAAGAAGGAATTGAGATGGATATTTCAACTTGAAACCCTTTACCCAAAGGGACTGAATATCGAATATCAGCAGAATTGTTTTCTCTAGTAATCCGTGGTTCTATTATAGCTCATCAGTGTATTGTTTGTAACTTTCTATCGTATACTTACCTCGTCCCATATTTTTTATTGCCCTTTGTAGTATAAGTGGGAAGTGCCCCTGAGTTGTTAGTTTCTCTATATACTTATGAATCTGTCTTTATATTTACTTTGTGACTGATTGTTTTCTATGGTTATGGGTTGTTGCATCAAACACAGCGGGTATAGCATCAAACACAGCGGGTATAGCATCAAACACAGCGGGTATAGCATCAAACACAGCGGGTATAGCATCAAACACAGCGGGTATAGCTGTTATGatcaggcaattcagtaccacaatggacatagaagtcagagcacatacagtgacctgacaataacccaaaaatatagaacgagctctgagacgtgggaactctgctgaccgcaatccctaatcctctccaaccacactagaggcagccgtggattgcgcctaacgcttcctatgcaacacggcacagcctgagaaactagctagcctgaagatagaaaataagcctaccttgcctcagagaaataccccaaaggaaaaggcagccccccacatataatgactgtgagttaagatgaaaagacaaacgtagagatgaaatagatttagcaaagtgaggcccgactttctgaacagagcgaggataggaaaggtgactttgcggtcaacacaaaaccctacaaacaaccacgcaaagggggcaaaaagaccctccgtaccgactaacggcacggaggtacaccctctgcgtcccagagcttccagcaagcaagaaaaaccaaataaacaagctggacagaaaaaacagcaaacaaaaataacacaagagcaacttagctatgcagagcagcaggccacaggaacgatccaggaggaagcaagttcaatactaggtggagttaaatagagcagcacctaacgacttcaccacatcacctgaggaaggaaactcagaagctgcagtaccactttcctccaccaacggaagctcatagagagaataagccgaagtaccacttgtgaccacaggagggagctctgccacagaattcacaacagtacctcccccttgaggaggggtcaccgaaccctcaccagagcccccaggacgaccaggacgagccacatgaaaggcacgaacaagatcgggagcatggacatcagaggcaaagacccaggaattatcttcctgagcataacccttccacttaaccagatactggagtttccgtcttggaacacgagaatccaaaatcttctccacaatatactccaactccccctccaccaaaaccggggcaggaggatcaacagatggaaccataggtgccacgtatatccgcaacaatgacctatggaatacgttatggatggaaaaagaatctggaagggtcaaacgaaaagacacaggattaagaacctcagaaatcctatacggaccaatgaaacgaggtttaaacttaggagaggaaaccttcataggaatatgacgagaagacaaccaaaccaaatccccaacacgaagtcggggacccacacagcgtctgcgattagcaaaacgttgagccttctcctgggacaaggtcaaattgtccactacatgagtccaaatctgctgcaacctgtccaccacagtatccacaccaggacagtccgaagactcaacctgccctgaagagaaacgaggatggaacccagagttgcagaaaaacggcgaaaccaaggtagccgagctggcccgattattaagggcgaactcagccaaaggcaaaaaggacacccagtcatcctgatcagcagaaacaaagcatctcagatatgtttccaaggtctgattggttcgttcggtctggccattagtctgaggatggaaagccgaggaaaaagacaagtcaatgcccatccttgcacaaaaggctcgccaaaacctcgaaacaaactgggaacctctgtcagaaacgatattctctggaatgccatgtaaacgaaccacatgctggaagaacaatggcaccaaatcagaggaggaaggtaatttagacaagggtaccaaatggaccatcttagaaaagcgatcacaaactacccaaatgactgacattttttgagagacaggaagatctgaaataaaatccatagagatatgtgtccaaggcctcttcgggaccggcaagggcaaaagcaacccactggcacgagaacagcagggcttagcccgagcacaaatcccacaggactgcacaaaagaacgcacatcccgcgacagagatggccaccaaaaggatctagccactaactctctggtaccaaagattccaggatgaccagccaacaccgaacaatgaacctcagagataactttattcgtccacctatcagggacaaacagtttctctgctgggcaacgatcagatttattaccctgaaatttttgcagcaccagcagcaaatcaggggagatggcagacacaattactccctctttgagaatacccgccggctcagacaaacccggagagtcgggcacaaaactcctagacagggcatccgccttcacatttttagagcccggaaggtacgaaatcacaaagtcaaaacgggcgaaaaacagtgaccaacgagcctgtctagaattcaaccgcttggcagactcgagataagtcaagttcttatgatcagtgaagaccaccacgcgatgcttagctccctcaagccaatgacgccactcctcgaatgcccatttcatggccagcaactctcgattgccaacatcataatttcgctcagcaggcgaaaacttcctggaaaagaaggcgcatggtttcatcaccgagcaatcagaacttctctgcgacaaaacagcctccgctccaatctcagaagcatcaacctcgacctggaacggaagcgaaacatctggctgacacaacacaggggcagaagaaaaacgacgcttcaactcttgaaaagcttccacagcagcagaagaccaattgaccacatcagcacccttcatggtcaaatcggtcaatggtttagcaatactagaaaaattgcagatgaagcgacgataaaaattagcaaagcccaggaacttttgcagacttttcagaga contains:
- the NFAM1 gene encoding NFAT activation molecule 1, translated to METAVITLLLILGPSLTQACTLLSVTQKPPYLASKAGDLVIIKCDITIMADTTQKLTSFLYRAEHPKEPQNTLSLEPVNHTVTYNHSVTGSPGVYYCRVSCGDCSKDGEGTYVYTRDYFYVAPSSAADKLCSALVALFILLLLLAGSGSCLTLPVFWKKEDRSPAQMRGQISVVPESLSSRQVVEDAGSSLYTSLEPRSEEVYDVLEDDTKTKELGGPKKHQVEIHKVASGSPVRRARVQEKASSFQEKPTIKPKPKKTISESNVYENLRH